From the genome of uncultured Methanobacterium sp.:
GCGTTTGAAATTAACAAAATCTTTTAATAATGAAATAGCTTAAATAAGAATAACCCTGTTTTTTATAAATCTTTTCATGAGGTTAATTTATGAAGATCGCCTTTATTTATGATGCTATGTACCCATGGGTCACTGGAGGAGCAGAAAAACGAGTATATGAACTTGCCACCCGTTTGGCCCGCCGAGGACATGAGGTACACTGCTATTCATGGGGATGGTGGTGGAAGGATAAAGGAGAACAAAACATAATATTTGAGGGAATACACCTCCATGGAGTGGGTAAACCCATAGATCTCTATAAAGATGATAAAAGATCCGTCAAGGAAGCCCTGTTATTTGCCTGGAAACTACTTCCAGTTCTTAACCAGGAAAAATTTGATATTGTCGACTGCCAGGGATTTCCATTTTTCTCATGTTTTGTTGCCAAACAACACGCAATGCGTGGAAACTCAAAACTGGTGATAACCTTATTAGAGGTATGGGGGGACTACTGGTACCAGTACATGGGTTCGGTGGGCTTTTTTGGGAAGCTGGTGGAAAAAATAACTTTAAGGTTGAGCAACCGACTTATCAGCATATCCCCCCAGACTGACCGGGAGCTTCAGAAAATTCGAACAGTCAAAGATGCAGTAATTATACCCCCTGGATTAAATTTTAAGGAAATAAGGGAAGTTGAACCATATAACCTGGAAGATGATGAAAAAAAATGGGATATTATTTACGCAGGGAGACTGATTAAGGATAAAAGAGTTGATTTACTCATTAAATCTTTAGCCCTGGTTAAAAAATCACTGGGCAAAGTAAACTGCCTCATTATAGGTGAAGGACCCGAAGAAGCCAAATTACATGAGTTAACTGAAAAGTTGAATCTGGAATCATCTGTGGAATTTACTGGATTTTTTGAAGATCAAATGGACCTTATTTCTCGATTTAAATCTTCAAAGATATTTGTCTTACCTTCACAAAGAGAAGGTTTCGGTATGGTTGTAGTTGAGGCTAATGCCTGTGGATTACCCGTAGTGGTGATAAATAATCCCTTAAATGCTGCAATGGATCTGATAGACGCGGGTCGGAATGGGTTTATAGCTGATGCCAATGCAGAAGATCTCAAAGAAAAGATTATTAAAACTCTTAAAAACAGTTCTAAAATGAGAACAGATTGTATACATTCAGCTGAACAATATGATTGGGATAAGATCGTTAGAAACCTTGATAAATTTTATCAGGAAAGCCTGGCTATAAAATAATTTAAGGATTAATAAATTAATCAAAATTATAATTTTACGAAAGCCAGAC
Proteins encoded in this window:
- a CDS encoding glycosyltransferase family 4 protein codes for the protein MKIAFIYDAMYPWVTGGAEKRVYELATRLARRGHEVHCYSWGWWWKDKGEQNIIFEGIHLHGVGKPIDLYKDDKRSVKEALLFAWKLLPVLNQEKFDIVDCQGFPFFSCFVAKQHAMRGNSKLVITLLEVWGDYWYQYMGSVGFFGKLVEKITLRLSNRLISISPQTDRELQKIRTVKDAVIIPPGLNFKEIREVEPYNLEDDEKKWDIIYAGRLIKDKRVDLLIKSLALVKKSLGKVNCLIIGEGPEEAKLHELTEKLNLESSVEFTGFFEDQMDLISRFKSSKIFVLPSQREGFGMVVVEANACGLPVVVINNPLNAAMDLIDAGRNGFIADANAEDLKEKIIKTLKNSSKMRTDCIHSAEQYDWDKIVRNLDKFYQESLAIK